One Halostagnicola kamekurae DNA segment encodes these proteins:
- the hpt gene encoding hypoxanthine/guanine phosphoribosyltransferase, with the protein MEQLERSVHDAPIIEKDDYEYLVHPISNCVPVLEPSLLREVVTRIVRAADLENVDKIVTPAAMGIHISTAVSLTTDIPLVVIRKREYGLEGEVSLTQETGYSKSEMYINDVDEDDNVLLLDDMLSTGGTLRAITEALESIGANIVDIVVAMRKVDGGDAMVDSEYDVSSLLDIVVRDGEVTVIRDEEERQLVIEQFDE; encoded by the coding sequence ATGGAACAACTGGAGCGGTCGGTCCACGACGCGCCGATCATCGAGAAAGACGACTACGAGTACCTCGTCCACCCGATCAGCAACTGCGTCCCGGTGCTCGAGCCGAGCCTGCTGCGCGAGGTCGTCACTCGGATCGTCCGTGCCGCGGACCTCGAGAACGTCGACAAGATCGTGACCCCTGCCGCGATGGGGATTCACATTTCGACCGCGGTTTCGCTGACGACGGATATCCCGCTCGTCGTCATCCGAAAACGCGAGTACGGGCTCGAGGGCGAAGTCTCGCTCACGCAGGAGACCGGGTACTCGAAAAGCGAGATGTACATCAACGACGTCGACGAGGACGACAACGTCCTCCTGCTCGACGACATGCTCAGTACCGGCGGGACGCTCCGGGCGATCACCGAGGCGCTCGAGTCGATCGGCGCAAACATCGTCGATATCGTCGTTGCGATGCGAAAAGTCGACGGCGGCGACGCGATGGTCGACAGCGAGTACGACGTGTCGTCGCTGCTCGATATCGTCGTCCGCGACGGCGAAGTCACGGTGATTCGCGACGAGGAAGAGCGACAGCTTGTTATCGAGCAGTTCGACGAGTAG
- a CDS encoding uracil-xanthine permease family protein, with translation MSGQRDSEIELAYELDEKPPISEAVPLGIQHVLVMIVPSTAVAFLVAGEVGLGAADTGYLVQMVLLFSGLATIVQAYTIGPVGAKLPIVMGTSFTFLGAASAIGSQQGLAAVFGAVLVTGLVVEGLIGWQFRRIEPFFPPLVTGLIVIIIGLYLIPTGMEYVGGGDPTAASFGSVQNLGLAALVLFIAVLFNLFLDGVARILSVFIGIAVGYAVAIAFGVVDFSPIANASLVEVPTPGEFGYAFDPVAIVTFAFLFLVSAMETVGDMSGITAAEGRNPDQEEFRGGIFADGLMSSIGAVFGSFPVTSFSQNVGIVNFTGIMSRHVVGVSGVFLTIMGLSPIAGAVVTTIPEPVFGGAVLVMVGMVAASGMRLLFLNVEMNRRNMVIVSTSLGLGLGVAVVPEALQGLPRAAQTFFGEAVIMTGLSALLLNTFVPGDSSPLFDDPDETADQAGETASISDD, from the coding sequence ATGTCTGGACAGAGGGACAGCGAAATAGAACTCGCGTACGAACTCGACGAAAAACCGCCGATATCGGAGGCGGTTCCGCTCGGCATTCAACACGTTCTGGTGATGATCGTTCCATCGACCGCAGTCGCGTTTCTCGTTGCCGGCGAGGTCGGATTGGGGGCCGCCGATACGGGGTATCTCGTCCAGATGGTCCTTCTGTTCTCCGGGCTCGCGACGATCGTTCAGGCGTACACGATCGGTCCGGTCGGTGCCAAACTCCCGATCGTCATGGGCACGAGCTTTACGTTTTTAGGGGCGGCGAGCGCCATCGGAAGCCAACAGGGATTGGCGGCCGTCTTCGGTGCGGTACTGGTCACCGGACTCGTCGTCGAGGGACTCATCGGCTGGCAGTTCAGACGCATTGAGCCGTTTTTCCCGCCGCTGGTAACGGGGCTCATCGTGATCATCATCGGATTGTACCTCATCCCGACGGGGATGGAGTACGTCGGGGGCGGCGATCCGACCGCGGCGAGTTTCGGCTCCGTGCAGAATCTCGGACTCGCGGCGCTCGTGTTGTTTATCGCGGTGTTGTTCAACCTCTTTCTCGACGGCGTGGCGCGAATCCTGAGCGTCTTCATCGGGATCGCCGTCGGCTACGCGGTCGCGATCGCGTTCGGCGTCGTCGACTTCAGTCCGATCGCCAACGCGTCGCTGGTCGAGGTCCCGACGCCGGGTGAGTTCGGGTACGCGTTCGATCCCGTCGCGATCGTCACGTTCGCGTTCCTCTTTCTCGTCTCGGCGATGGAAACGGTGGGAGATATGTCCGGCATTACCGCCGCTGAAGGCCGAAACCCCGACCAGGAGGAGTTCCGCGGTGGCATCTTCGCAGACGGACTCATGAGTTCGATCGGCGCCGTCTTCGGCTCGTTTCCGGTGACCTCGTTCTCGCAGAACGTCGGTATCGTCAATTTCACGGGCATCATGAGCAGGCACGTCGTCGGGGTTAGCGGCGTCTTCCTGACGATCATGGGACTGAGCCCGATCGCCGGAGCCGTCGTGACGACGATTCCGGAACCCGTGTTCGGCGGTGCCGTCCTCGTGATGGTCGGCATGGTCGCCGCGAGCGGAATGCGCTTGCTGTTTTTGAACGTGGAGATGAACCGGCGGAACATGGTCATCGTCTCGACGTCGCTCGGCCTCGGTCTCGGCGTCGCGGTCGTCCCCGAAGCGCTTCAGGGGCTGCCGAGAGCGGCACAGACGTTCTTCGGCGAAGCGGTCATCATGACCGGCCTGTCCGCACTCCTTTTGAACACGTTCGTTCCGGGCGACTCGAGTCCGCTGTTCGACGATCCGGACGAGACCGCCGATCAGGCCGGCGAAACGGCCTCGATCAGCGACGACTGA
- a CDS encoding Rid family detoxifying hydrolase has translation MKRIISTDNAPAAVGAYSQATTNGDLVFTAGQIPLTPDGELLADEPITTQTEQSLTNVEQVLAEEGLEMSDVLKVTVYLDDIESFDEMNDTYATYFDEEPPARSAVEVANLPKGVGIEIEAIATAN, from the coding sequence GTGAAACGAATTATTAGCACGGATAACGCACCGGCCGCTGTCGGCGCGTACAGCCAAGCGACGACGAACGGCGACCTCGTCTTCACCGCCGGACAGATCCCGTTGACACCCGACGGCGAGTTGCTCGCGGACGAGCCGATCACAACACAGACCGAGCAGAGCCTCACCAACGTCGAGCAGGTGTTAGCCGAGGAAGGCCTCGAGATGAGCGACGTTCTCAAAGTCACCGTCTATCTCGACGATATCGAGTCCTTCGACGAGATGAACGACACGTATGCGACGTACTTCGACGAGGAGCCGCCGGCCCGAAGCGCCGTCGAAGTCGCCAATCTGCCGAAAGGAGTGGGTATCGAAATCGAAGCGATCGCAACGGCCAACTGA
- a CDS encoding 5'-deoxyadenosine deaminase: MLLSGTVIADSRTVFDDGAVVVEGSRIAAVGERTAIRDQYPDLEEREYDLLAPGLVGGHIHSVQSLGRGIADDSELLEWLFEYVLPMEASLSGKEMETAAKLGYLEMLQSGTTTCIDHLSVNHADRAFEAAGESGIRGVLGKVMMDQRSPEGLLEETEDALAESEDLIREYHGSFDDRIRYAVTPRFAVSCTEACLRGARELADAYDGVRIHTHASENRGEIDTVESDTGMRNIEWLDEVGLTGEDVVLAHCVWTNEREREILAETGTHVTYCPSSNMKLASGVAPIVEYLERGIPVALGNDGPPCNNTLDPFTEMRQASLLQKVDRLDPVAIPAEEIFEMATVNGAKAAGFDRLGKLRSGWRADVIGIDTDKARATPVHDPISHLVFGAHGDDVEFTMVDGTVLVDDGDVRSLDAEKIRESATEIARDLEGARESADGTSP; this comes from the coding sequence ATGCTACTCTCCGGAACGGTTATCGCCGACTCGAGGACGGTCTTCGACGACGGCGCGGTCGTCGTCGAGGGCTCACGGATCGCCGCCGTCGGCGAACGCACAGCGATTCGCGACCAGTATCCCGATCTCGAGGAGCGCGAGTACGACCTCCTCGCTCCGGGACTCGTCGGCGGTCACATCCACTCGGTCCAGAGTCTCGGTCGCGGGATCGCGGACGACTCGGAACTCCTCGAGTGGCTCTTCGAGTACGTGCTCCCGATGGAGGCGTCGCTGTCGGGCAAGGAGATGGAGACCGCAGCGAAGCTCGGGTACCTCGAGATGCTCCAGAGCGGGACGACGACATGTATCGACCACCTCTCGGTCAACCACGCTGACAGAGCGTTCGAAGCCGCCGGTGAGAGCGGGATCCGCGGAGTTCTCGGAAAGGTGATGATGGACCAGCGGTCCCCGGAGGGGCTTCTCGAGGAAACCGAAGACGCGCTCGCAGAATCCGAAGACCTGATCCGGGAGTATCACGGCTCGTTCGACGATCGAATCCGATACGCGGTCACGCCGCGCTTTGCCGTCTCGTGTACCGAGGCGTGTCTCCGTGGTGCCAGAGAGCTCGCCGACGCCTACGACGGCGTTCGAATTCACACTCACGCGAGCGAGAATCGAGGCGAGATCGACACCGTCGAATCGGACACCGGAATGCGAAACATCGAGTGGTTGGACGAGGTCGGACTCACCGGCGAGGACGTCGTGTTGGCCCACTGCGTCTGGACGAACGAACGCGAGCGAGAGATCCTCGCCGAGACGGGAACGCACGTCACCTACTGTCCCTCCTCGAACATGAAACTCGCGAGCGGCGTCGCACCGATCGTGGAGTATCTCGAGCGCGGAATCCCAGTTGCACTCGGAAACGACGGCCCGCCGTGTAACAACACGCTCGATCCGTTCACGGAGATGCGACAGGCGAGCCTGTTACAGAAGGTCGACCGACTGGACCCGGTCGCCATTCCGGCCGAAGAAATATTCGAGATGGCCACGGTCAACGGCGCGAAGGCGGCCGGCTTCGATCGCCTCGGAAAACTCCGTTCCGGATGGCGCGCGGACGTCATCGGCATCGACACCGACAAAGCGCGTGCGACACCGGTCCACGATCCGATCTCTCATCTCGTCTTCGGGGCCCACGGCGACGACGTCGAGTTCACCATGGTCGACGGAACCGTCCTCGTCGACGACGGCGACGTTCGCTCGCTCGACGCGGAGAAGATTCGCGAGTCGGCGACCGAAATCGCACGGGACCTCGAGGGCGCTCGAGAGTCGGCGGACGGGACGAGTCCGTAA
- a CDS encoding DUF5805 domain-containing protein, which yields MSESVETTRKSVKTYLPEYQKDEWRSHAEALGMSQSEFVRTMVQAGRNGFEPADEEPGSASADPRGNDLESRVLELLSTDTYSWDELLEAVSDDIEARLEEALSELQEENRIRYSGRHGGYTVIEDTDGD from the coding sequence ATGTCCGAATCCGTCGAGACTACTCGGAAATCCGTAAAGACCTACCTTCCCGAGTACCAGAAAGACGAGTGGAGATCCCACGCCGAAGCGCTCGGAATGAGCCAGAGCGAGTTCGTCAGGACGATGGTCCAGGCCGGACGAAACGGGTTCGAACCGGCGGACGAGGAACCCGGTTCTGCGAGCGCAGACCCTAGGGGTAACGACCTCGAAAGCAGGGTCCTCGAGTTACTGTCCACTGACACGTATTCATGGGACGAACTCCTCGAGGCGGTCAGCGACGACATCGAAGCGAGACTCGAGGAAGCGCTCAGCGAACTACAGGAAGAAAACCGAATCCGCTACAGCGGTCGCCACGGTGGATACACCGTCATCGAGGATACGGATGGCGACTAA
- a CDS encoding tyrosine-type recombinase/integrase, whose amino-acid sequence MATNADATEDGSDPIEYFLEDQRYHGKSERTLAAYDRVLHEFEAYVSSEFEAVESPGDADRRECMAWIHSLRGARKPSTIATYASYLKRFYDYMNRVGEFDENPMALVMEEMSESIDTNPTRRDISVSEMRSFVDSIGHPLERAVIVTLLKTGMRVGELCNLDLRDLHIDVSRLEYDRQPRVELERRADSLFVSARPARGATVNGEERTASNKRERDTIVPVDAELRRTLERWLAIRPDSRSPAEPLFLDTGESWGQRLTPGDIRYIVEKHARERGWYRTGGGATENVTPHYFRHFFTTHLRDRTGDRGVVKYLRGDVASDVIDTYTHNWGDQVRMVYESNIYTIFS is encoded by the coding sequence ATGGCGACTAACGCCGACGCGACCGAGGACGGTTCCGACCCCATCGAGTACTTCCTCGAGGACCAGCGCTATCACGGCAAAAGCGAGCGGACGCTCGCGGCCTACGACCGCGTTCTCCACGAGTTCGAGGCGTACGTCAGTTCGGAGTTCGAGGCCGTCGAATCGCCCGGCGACGCCGACCGGCGCGAGTGTATGGCCTGGATTCACTCCCTTCGCGGTGCTCGAAAACCCAGTACGATCGCGACCTACGCCTCGTATCTCAAACGCTTTTACGACTACATGAACAGGGTCGGGGAGTTCGACGAGAACCCGATGGCGCTTGTGATGGAGGAGATGTCCGAATCCATCGATACGAACCCCACACGCCGCGATATCTCCGTTTCCGAAATGCGGTCGTTCGTCGACTCGATCGGCCATCCGCTCGAGCGCGCGGTGATCGTCACGCTGCTCAAAACCGGGATGCGCGTGGGCGAACTCTGCAATCTCGATCTTCGTGATCTGCACATCGACGTTTCGCGACTCGAGTACGACCGACAGCCGCGCGTAGAGCTCGAGCGGCGAGCGGACTCGCTTTTCGTCTCCGCGAGGCCCGCTCGCGGGGCCACCGTCAACGGCGAAGAGCGGACGGCCTCGAACAAGCGCGAACGCGATACGATCGTTCCCGTCGATGCGGAGCTTCGACGGACCCTCGAGCGGTGGCTCGCGATCCGCCCAGATAGCCGATCGCCGGCGGAACCGCTCTTTCTCGACACCGGCGAGTCGTGGGGACAGCGACTTACACCAGGGGATATTCGCTATATCGTCGAGAAACACGCTCGAGAGCGGGGCTGGTACCGAACGGGCGGCGGCGCGACCGAAAACGTGACGCCGCACTACTTCAGACACTTCTTTACGACACACCTCAGGGATCGAACCGGCGACCGCGGCGTCGTGAAGTACCTCCGCGGAGACGTCGCGAGCGACGTAATCGACACGTACACCCACAACTGGGGCGATCAGGTTCGGATGGTATACGAGTCGAACATCTATACTATTTTCTCCTAG
- a CDS encoding DUF5789 family protein, whose protein sequence is MADDKNARDKKADDAERRQRERELEEARDRADEPEPVESGSTDQLGELDDELETLEYPATTDDILEAYGDSEVDAQNGSKSVGEVLRPVDDESYESADDVRNRILGLLQR, encoded by the coding sequence ATGGCAGACGACAAGAACGCACGAGACAAAAAGGCCGACGACGCAGAGCGCCGACAGCGAGAGCGAGAACTCGAGGAAGCGCGCGACCGCGCCGACGAACCCGAGCCAGTCGAGTCCGGGTCCACTGATCAACTCGGCGAACTCGACGACGAACTTGAGACGTTGGAGTATCCGGCGACCACCGACGATATACTCGAGGCCTACGGCGACAGTGAGGTCGACGCACAGAACGGGTCGAAATCCGTCGGGGAGGTACTGCGGCCGGTCGACGACGAATCGTACGAGTCCGCCGACGACGTTCGGAATCGGATTCTGGGATTGCTACAGCGGTGA